A window of the Lactuca sativa cultivar Salinas chromosome 7, Lsat_Salinas_v11, whole genome shotgun sequence genome harbors these coding sequences:
- the LOC111913973 gene encoding pathogenesis-related homeodomain protein, which translates to MTGVETKETRKNIGKLLHSKCSTQKLHTKRSRKPKTPMSKEKLVEFLTNSKRNDFKCRNASHKTIKSLINPSITTFQNQEETAKCENTDLTSEKLKKRRKRKRTKNKVEVDEASRLQGRTRYLLFKMRKEQNLLDAYSTEGWKGQSREKIKPEKELQRAKKQILKCKLGLRDALRQLDLLSTDGRIDESVIAPDGSIHHDHIHCAKCKLREAFPDNDIILCDGTCNCAFHQMCIDPPLLTENIPPGDQGWFCKYCICKTDIIDAMNAQLGTSYSNDINWQEVFKVEATLPDGGETLLNQEDWPSDDSGDDDYDPERVEKHESSCSNIKLCSEGEGESSDDDGSSNYSFISLDDEILVDDSRELRIPGIEVNSGDFIPGSGSGSGSDFEPVSGRRQRRAVDYRKLYDEMFGKDALANEQVSEDEDWGPTNRKRREKESDAASTLMTLCETEDKMGKDVAEISKNDTDSKRSFFRIPSEAVEKLRLVFAKNELPSRAVKEEISNQLGLDLEKVNKWFKNARYLSLKRKAEDKPTQNDGPSISKESANNEILSENIPTNATKQHDNGDLLVSTSTNMVDCDVIGGTQSDNQESTSAEAHMQKLCYLKTKLENLQNILLVRTPNRRAKTTAAQSSSIDHSSTIFVPIAHLKEKP; encoded by the exons ATGACTGGAGTAGAGACAAAAGAAACTCGCAAGAATATTGGAAAATTGTTGCATTCAAAATGCAGCACACAAAAGCTACATACAAAGCGATCAAGAAAACCAAAAACTCCAATGTCAAAGGAAAAGCTTGTTGAGTTTTTAACCAACAGCAAAAGGAACGACTTCAAATGCAGAAATGCCTCTCATAAAACAATCAAATCCTTGATTAATCCATCAATAACAACTTTCCAAAATCAAGAAGAAACTGCAAAATGTGAAAATACAGATCTCACTTCAGAGAAGCTTAAGAAGAGAAGAAAACGAAAGAGGACAAAAAACAAAGTTGAGGTTGATGAAGCTTCTAGGCTGCAAGGGCGTACAAGGTACCTTCTCTTTAAAATGAGAAAGGAACAGAACCTTCTAGATGCATACTCAACTGAAggctggaaaggtcagag CCGAGAAAAGATAAAGCCAGAAAAAGAACTTCAAAGGGCCAAAAAACAGATTCTGAAATGTAAACTTGGACTCCGTGATGCCTTACGCCAGCTGGACTTACTTAGCACAGATGGACGCATTGATGAATCTGTTATAGCTCCAGATGGATCCATACACCATGACCAT ATACACTGTGCAAAGTGTAAGCTGAGGGAAGCATTTCCAGATAATGACATTATACTCTGTGATGGGACTTGCAACTGTGCATTTCATCAAATGTGCATTGACCCTCCACTTTTAACTGAAAACA TTCCTCCAGGAGACCAAGGGTGGTTTTGTAAATATTGCATTTGTAAGACTGATATCATAGATGCAATGAATGCACAGCTTGGAACTAGCTATTCCAATGACATCAATTGGCAG GAGGTGTTCAAGGTTGAGGCTACATTACCTGATGGTGGTGAAACTCTACTTAATCAAGAAGATTGGCCTTCTGATGATTCTGGGGATGATGATTATGATCCAGAAAGAGTTGAAAAACATGAAAGTAGTTGTAGCAATATTAAACTTTGTTCTGAAGGTGAAGGTGAATCATCTGATGATGATGGAAGCAGTAATTACAGTTTTATATCACTGGATGATGAGATTCTTGTTGATGATTCCCGGGAATTGAGAATTCCGGGAATCGAAGTCAATTCCGGTGATTTTATTCCGGGTtctggttccggttccggttctgatTTTGAACCCGTGAGTGGTCGAAGACAACGTCGAGCTGTTGATTATAGAAAGCTTTATGAT GAAATGTTTGGAAAAGATGCTCTTGCAAATGAACAAGTAAGTGAAGATGAAGATTGGGGTCCCACAAACAGAAAGAGGAGAGAGAAAGAGTCGGATGCAGCAAGTACCCTAATGACTCTTTGTGAAACTGAGGACAAAATGGGAAAAGATGTTGCTGAAATATCAAAGAATGACACAGATAGTAAAAGATCGTTTTTTAGGATTCCATCTGAAGCTGTAGAg AAGCTTCGCCTTGTTTTTGCAAAGAATGAACTTCCCTCTCGAGCTGTTAAAGAAGAGATTTCCAATCAGTTAGGTCTTGACCTTGAGAAg GTTAATAAATGGTTCAAGAATGCACGCTACCTGTCTCTAAAAAGGAAG GCAGAAGATAAGCCAACTCAAAATGATGGCCCTTCTATCTCAAAAGAATCTGCTAATAATGAAATTTTATCAGAGAATATTCCCACAAATGCTACAAAGCAGCATGACAATGGAGATTTACTTGTTTCTACTTCAACCAACATG GTTGACTGTGATGTAATTGGTGGGACCCAAAGTGATAATCAAGAATCCACGTCAGCAGAAGCTCATATGCAGAAGCTTTGttatttgaaaacaaagttggaAAATCTACAAAATATATTACTTGTAAGAACACCAAACAGAAGAGCTAAAACAACAGCAGCACAGTCATCATCTATTGACCATAGCTCCACCATCTTTGTTCCCATTGCACACCTCaaggaaaaaccctaa